In Acidobacteriota bacterium, one genomic interval encodes:
- a CDS encoding acetyltransferase, whose protein sequence is MHFARGRCYAGGIQFEVCRQLMTQWGMTPDGVEIAHREGFFSAAKNRILQVLACHSPGATTWRVWLHRWRGVDIGKDVWIGYDAIIETSWPELVTIRDRATIQIRATIIAHFRERRGVVIEEDATVGPGAIILPNVTIGKGAIVAAGSVVTKSVPARTVVQGNPARPIATVDLPLRLDVSLKEFSKHLRPIRTEESRDAAT, encoded by the coding sequence ATGCATTTTGCGCGAGGAAGGTGCTATGCCGGCGGTATCCAATTCGAGGTCTGCCGGCAGCTCATGACTCAATGGGGAATGACTCCAGACGGTGTTGAAATAGCACACCGAGAGGGATTTTTCTCCGCGGCCAAAAATCGAATCCTGCAGGTGCTGGCTTGTCATTCTCCAGGTGCGACTACCTGGCGGGTTTGGCTGCATCGATGGCGCGGAGTTGATATCGGGAAGGATGTCTGGATCGGCTATGACGCCATCATCGAAACGTCGTGGCCGGAGTTAGTCACGATCCGTGATCGGGCAACGATTCAGATACGTGCGACGATCATCGCGCACTTTCGCGAGCGACGAGGTGTAGTCATTGAGGAAGATGCAACCGTCGGGCCGGGCGCGATCATCTTACCAAACGTTACGATCGGGAAGGGTGCGATTGTGGCCGCTGGGAGCGTAGTTACAAAGTCCGTGCCGGCGCGAACCGTCGTGCAAGGCAATCCCGCCCGGCCCATCGCCACGGTTGATCTGCCGTTGAGGTTAGACGTTTCGCTGAAGGAATTTTCCAAGCACCTTCGCCCGATTCGAACGGAAGAAAGCCGGGATGCTGCAACTTAG